From a single Clostridium isatidis genomic region:
- a CDS encoding PTS lactose/cellobiose transporter subunit IIA, giving the protein MNNINMEAIAFKLISNVGEAKSLLMEALELARNDNFEAADDKIKEANKFLSEGHHSHFSLIQKEADGEQLPFSLILMHAEDQLMTTESLKLLVEELIFMYKKHSK; this is encoded by the coding sequence ATGAATAATATCAATATGGAAGCTATAGCCTTTAAGTTAATTAGTAATGTGGGAGAAGCAAAATCCTTGTTAATGGAGGCTTTAGAGCTTGCAAGAAATGATAATTTTGAAGCTGCAGACGACAAAATAAAAGAAGCCAATAAATTTTTATCTGAAGGTCATCACAGTCACTTTTCTTTAATTCAAAAAGAGGCAGATGGAGAACAGCTTCCCTTCTCATTGATTTTAATGCATGCAGAAGATCAATTGATGACAACTGAAAGCTTAAAACTATTAGTTGAAGAGCTAATTTTTATGTATAAAAAACATTCAAAATAA